One region of Mangifera indica cultivar Alphonso chromosome 3, CATAS_Mindica_2.1, whole genome shotgun sequence genomic DNA includes:
- the LOC123210848 gene encoding ethylene-responsive transcription factor ERF003-like, producing the protein MARPQQRFRGVRQRHWGSWVSEIRHPLLKTRIWLGTFETAEDAAKAYDEAARLMCGPKARTNFPYNPNESQSSSSKLLSATLAAKLHKCHMASLQLNKKNVKREPLDQPQCAPFAGKPIQTSPEWPETKWGGAGETHMGNSTQQQFKALEDDHIEQMIQELLDYGSIELCCSENST; encoded by the exons ATGGCAAGACCGCAACAACGCTTCCGTGGCGTCCGTCAAAGGCACTGGGGCTCCTGGGTCTCCGAAATCCGCCACCCCTTATT GAAGACTAGAATTTGGCTAGGCACATTCGAAACGGCAGAGGATGCGGCAAAAGCATACGACGAAGCGGCAAGACTGATGTGTGGGCCAAAAGCACGAACAAACTTTCCATACAATCCAAACGAGTCAcaatcttcatcatcaaaactTCTTTCAGCAACTTTGGCAGCTAAATTACATAAATGTCACATGGCTTCCCTCCAACTGAACAAAAAGAACGTGAAAAGAGAGCCACTCGATCAGCCACAATGTGCACCATTCGCCGGAAAACCCATCCAAACAAGCCCTGAATGGCCGGAGACGAAATGGGGTGGCGCCGGAGAAACCCACATGGGTAATAGTACTCAACAGCAATTTAAGGCACTTGAAGATGACCATATAGAACAAATGATACAAGAATTGCTTGACtatggatccattgagctatgctGCAGTGAAAATTCAACataa
- the LOC123210541 gene encoding plasma membrane ATPase-like isoform X1 produces the protein MAEKGISLEEIKNEKVDLERIPIDEVFEQLKCSREGLSSEEGQKRLQIFGPNKLEEKKESKILKFLGFMWNPLSWVMEIAAIMAIVLANGGGKPPDWQDFVGIVVLLIINSTISFIEENSAGNAAAALMAGLAPKAKVLRDGAWSEQDASILVPGDVISIKLGDIIPADARLLEGDALKIDQAALTGESLPVNKGPGDEIFSGSTCKQGEIEAVVIATGVHTFFGKAAHLVDSTNQEGHFQKVNKLSRINLFYSGEEKCRVLTSIGNFCICSIAIGMLIEIVVMYPIQHRPYRSGIDNLLVLLIGGIPIAMPTVLSVTMAIGSHRLSQQGAITKRMTAIEEMAGMDVLCSDKTGTLTLNKLTVDKSMIEVFVKDIDKDTMILYAARASRVENQDAIDTCVVGMLGDPKEARAGITEVHFLPFNPVEKRTAITYIDTEGEWHRISKGAPEQIIDLCNLREDVSKKAHAIIGKFADRGLRSLAVARQAVPEKTKESPGAPWQFLGLLPLFDPPRHDSAETIRHALDLGVNVKMITGDQLAIGKETGRRLGMGTNMYPSSALLGDHKDESVAGLPIEELIEKADGFAGVFPEHKYEIVKKLQERNHICGMTGDGVNDAPALKRADIGIAVDDATDAARSASDIVLTEPGLSVIVHAVLTSRAIFQRMKNYTIYAVSLTIRIVLGFMLLALIWKFDFSPFMVLVIAILNDGTIMTISKDRVKPSPLPDSWKLKEIFTTGIFLGSYLAVMTVIFFWLAYGSTFFTDKFGVRPINKNEHELTAAVYLQVSIVSQALIFVTRSRSWSFAERPGLLLITAFLLAQLLATILAVYANFGFAKIQGIGWGWAGVIWLYSIVTYFPLDIIKLFVRFMMTGKPWDTLLQKKTAFTTKKDYGKGEREAQWALAQRTLHGLQPPENDKSYGEMSEIAEQAKRRAEVARLRELHTLKGHVESVVKLKGLDIDTIQQHYTV, from the exons ATGGCCGAAAAGGGGATTAGCTTGGAGGAAATAAAGAACGAGAAAGTCGACCTT GAGCGCATACCGATTGATGAAGTATTTGAACAACTCAAATGTTCAAGGGAAGGTTTGTCAAGCGAGGAAGGACAGAAGAGGCTCCAAATCTTTGGTCCAAATAAACTGGAAGAAAAAAAG GAAAGCAAAATTctgaaatttttgggttttatgtGGAATCCTCTCTCATGGGTCATGGAGATTGCTGCTATCATGGCCATTGTTTTGGCTAATGGAGGG GGAAAGCCCCCAGACTGGCAGGATTTTGTTGGTATTGTGGTATTGCTTATTATCAATTCCACCATAAGCTTCATAGAGGAAAATAGTGCAGGCAATGCCGCTGCCGCCCTTATGGCGGGTCTTGCTCCCAAAGCTAAG GTATTGAGAGATGGAGCATGGAGTGAGCAAGATGCTTCAATTTTAGTCCCTGGAGATGTGATCAGCATCAAGTTGGGAGACATTATCCCGGCAGATGCCCGCCTATTGGAGGGAGACGCACTCAAGATTGATCAGGCTGCACTGACCGGCGAGTCCTTGCCAGTGAATAAGGGTCCTGGTGATGAAATCTTCTCAGGGTCTACTTGCAAGCAGGGTGAAATTGAGGCGGTTGTGATTGCCACTGGTGTCCATACTTTCTTTGGTAAAGCTGCTCATCTCGTTGACAGCACCAATCAAGAAGGGCACTTCCAAAAGGTAAATAAACTGTCAAGAATCAATCTATTTTATTCAGGAGAGGAAAAATGCAGG GTGTTGACATCCATTGGAAACTTCTGCATATGCTCCATCGCAATAGGGATGCTTATAGAGATAGTGGTGATGTACCCAATTCAACACCGACCATACAGGAGTGGAATTGATAATCTTTTGGTGCTTCTCATTGGAGGAATTCCAATTGCCATGCCAACAGTATTATCTGTGACAATGGCCATTGGCTCTCACCGCCTTTCGCAACAAGGCGCTATCACCAAGAGAATGACGGCCATTGAAGAAATGGCCGGAATGGATGTACTTTGCAGTGACAAGACTGGGACTCTCACTCTCAACAAGCTTACAGTAGACAAGAGCATGATCGAg GTATTCGTTAAGGACATAGACAAGGATACCATGATTTTATACGCGGCAAGGGCCTCCAGGGTGGAAAATCAGGATGCTATCGATACTTGTGTTGTTGGAATGTTGGGAGACCCCAAGGAG GCTAGAGCTGGTATCACTGAGGTGCATTTCTTGCCCTTTAATCCAGTGGAAAAGCGTACAGCCATAACATACATTGACACAGAAGGAGAATGGCACAGAATCAGCAAAGGTGCACCAGAGCAG ATCATTGATCTCTGTAATCTTCGTGAAGATGTAAGCAAAAAAGCTCATGCTATCATAGGTAAGTTTGCTGATCGTGGACTTCGATCGCTTGCAGTTGCTAGACAG GCTGTTCCAGAGAAAACCAAGGAGAGCCCGGGTGCGCCCTGGCAATTTTTGGGTCTTTTGCCTCTCTTTGATCCTCCAAGGCATGACAGTGCAGAGACCATCCGTCATGCCCTCGATCTTGGTGTCAATGTCAAGATGATCACTGGTGATCAGCTAGCCATTGGCAAGGAAACCGGTCGCAGGCTTGGTATGGGAACTAACATGTATCCCTCTTCAGCCCTCTTAGGAGACCACAAGGACGAGTCCGTTGCTGGACTCCCAATTGAAGAGCTTATTGAGAAAGCGGATGGCTTTGCCGGAGTGTTCCCAG AGCACAAATACGAGATTGTGAAGAAGCTTCAAGAAAGAAATCATATTTGTGGAATGACTGGAGATGGCGTGAACGATGCCCCAGCCTTGAAAAGAGCAGACATTGGAATTGCAGTCGATGATGCTACTGATGCTGCACGCAGTGCATCAGATATAGTGTTGACAGAGCCCGGATTGAGTGTCATTGTGCATGCTGTCTTAACAAGCAGAGCCATTTTCCAGAGAATGAAAAATTACACCATTTACGCTGTCTCCTTAACCATCCGTATTGTGCTGGGTTTTATGCTCCTTGCTCTTATCTGGAAGTTTGATTTCTCACCATTTATGGTTCTGGTCATTGCCATACTCAATGATGGAACCATCATGACCATTTCTAAGGACAGAGTGAAGCCATCTCCTCTTCCAGATTCATGGAAGCTCAAGGAAATCTTTACCACCGGCATATTCCTGGGCAGCTACCTCGCTGTCATGACTGTTATTTTCTTCTGGCTTGCTTATGGTTCAACCTTCTTCACA GATAAGTTTGGTGTAAGGCCAATTAATAAGAACGAGCATGAGCTCACAGCAGCAGTGTACCTCCAAGTAAGTATAGTGAGTCAGGCACTGATCTTTGTCACTCGGTCCCGAAGCTGGTCTTTTGCCGAACGCCCTGGTCTTCTGCTTATCACTGCCTTTTTACTAGCACAATTG CTGGCAACAATATTAGCTGTGTATGCAAATTTTGGCTTTGCAAAGATTCAAGGTATTGGATGGGGATGGGCTGGAGTTATATGGCTCTACAGCATCGTCACTTATTTTCCATTggatattattaaattatttgtccGATTTATGATGACTGGCAAGCCCTGGGATACCCTCCTCCAGAAGAAG ACTGCTTTCACAACAAAGAAGGATTATGGTAAGGGAGAGCGAGAGGCACAGTGGGCTCTGGCGCAACGAACTCTCCATGGACTGCAGCCTCCAGAGAATGACAAGAGCTACGGAGAGATGTCTGAGATCGCTGAACAGGCAAAGAGGCGTGCTGAAGTTGCCAG GCTAAGGGAGCTTCATACACTCAAAGGGCATGTTGAGTCTGTGGTGAAACTGAAGGGACTTGACATTGACACCATTCAACAACACTACACTGTTTGA
- the LOC123210782 gene encoding probable receptor-like protein kinase At1g80640 — MEMKVLVMIFPMWVCCISLFSFVLAAKPETNVSNVCNSSFVVVKEPISRFSAKMEAQSPGNSGVRIMHHQDLSKKILIALIAASTLLGVLLLFFSCFWIYRSKKVKNSNGKTKQNFDSGRGLSNSPIMEQVNSLRKTGKKDSVGVIEYHYLEVATNNFQENNVLGEGGHGRVYKARFNDKFLAAVKRIDDRGKDAEREFENELNWLTQIQHQNIISLLGYCIHNETRFLIYEMMQNGSLETQLHGPTHGADLTWHIRMKIAVDVARGLEYLHEHCNPPVVHRDLKSANILLDSNFNAKLSDFGLAVTGGTQNKNVKISGTLGYVAPEYLLEGKLTDKSDVYAFGVVLLELLMGRRPVEKMSPSQCQSIVTWAIPQLTDRSKLPSLVDPVIRDTMDLKHLYQVAAVAVLCIQSEPSYRPLITDILHSFIPIVPTKLGGSLRVV, encoded by the exons ATGGAAATGAAGGTTCTTGTAATGATTTTCCCCATGTGGGTTTGTTGTATTTCTTTGTTCTCATTTGTACTTGCCGCCAAACCAGAGACAAATGTTTCCAACGTTTGTAATTCTTCTTTTGTTGTTGTGAAGGAACCCATTTCTCGGTTTTCTGCAAAAATGGAAGCCCAATCTCCAG GAAATTCTGGGGTTAGAATAATGCACCATCAAGATTTGAGCAAGAAGATACTTATAGCACTTATTGCTGCATCCACTCTTCTTGGTGTTCTATTACTTTTCTTCTCATGCTTTTGGATCTATAGATCGAAAAAGGTGAAGAATTCCAACGGAAAAACCAAACAGAATTTTG ATTCTGGCAGAGGGCTTTCAAATAGCCCAATTATGGAACAGGTTAATTCTTTAAGGAAGACTGGCAAGAAGGATTCAGTTGGTGTCATTGAGTATCACTATTTAGAAGTTGCCACAAACAATTTCCAGGAAAACAATGTCCTGGGGGAGGGAGGTCATGGGCGTGTCTATAAAGCTCGTTTCAATGATAAATTCCTTGCTGCAGTGAAAAGAATAGATGATAGAGGGAAGGATGCTGAAAGAGAATTTGag AATGAACTGAACTGGTTAACTCAAATCCAGCATCAgaatattatttctcttttaggTTACTGCATCCATAACGAAACAAGGTTTCTTATATATGAAATGATGCAAAATGGCTCTCTGGAGACCCAATTGCATG GACCTACTCATGGAGCTGACCTAACATGGCATATACGGATGAAAATTGCTGTTGATGTAGCGCG AGGTCTGGAATATCTTCATGAGCACTGCAACCCTCCGGTGGTCCACAGAGATCTGAAATCGGCTAACATTCTTCTTGATTCCAACTTTAATGCTAAg CTTTCAGATTTTGGCCTTGCAGTGACTGGTGGAACCCAAAACAAGAATGTAAAGATTTCTGGAACGCTGGGCTATGTCGCTCCTGAGTACCTTTTAGAGG GTAAACTAACTGATAAGAGTGATGTATATGCCTTTGGAGTTGTATTGCTTGAGCTTTTGATGGGGAGAAGGCCGGTAGAGAAGATGTCACCGAGTCAATGCCAATCGATAGTCACATGG GCCATTCCTCAGCTCACTGACAGGTCAAAGCTTCCCAGCCTTGTGGATCCTGTAATTAGAGACACAATGGATTTAAAGCACTTATATCAA GTTGCTGCTGTGGCAGTGCTATGTATACAATCTGAACCAAGTTACCGGCCATTGATAACAGATATTTTGCACTCGTTCATTCCTATTGTACCTACTAAGCTTGGAGGGTCACTAAGAGTTGTCTAG
- the LOC123210541 gene encoding ATPase 9, plasma membrane-type-like isoform X2 codes for MAEKGISLEEIKNEKVDLERIPIDEVFEQLKCSREGLSSEEGQKRLQIFGPNKLEEKKESKILKFLGFMWNPLSWVMEIAAIMAIVLANGGGKPPDWQDFVGIVVLLIINSTISFIEENSAGNAAAALMAGLAPKAKVLRDGAWSEQDASILVPGDVISIKLGDIIPADARLLEGDALKIDQAALTGESLPVNKGPGDEIFSGSTCKQGEIEAVVIATGVHTFFGKAAHLVDSTNQEGHFQKVLTSIGNFCICSIAIGMLIEIVVMYPIQHRPYRSGIDNLLVLLIGGIPIAMPTVLSVTMAIGSHRLSQQGAITKRMTAIEEMAGMDVLCSDKTGTLTLNKLTVDKSMIEVFVKDIDKDTMILYAARASRVENQDAIDTCVVGMLGDPKEARAGITEVHFLPFNPVEKRTAITYIDTEGEWHRISKGAPEQIIDLCNLREDVSKKAHAIIGKFADRGLRSLAVARQAVPEKTKESPGAPWQFLGLLPLFDPPRHDSAETIRHALDLGVNVKMITGDQLAIGKETGRRLGMGTNMYPSSALLGDHKDESVAGLPIEELIEKADGFAGVFPEHKYEIVKKLQERNHICGMTGDGVNDAPALKRADIGIAVDDATDAARSASDIVLTEPGLSVIVHAVLTSRAIFQRMKNYTIYAVSLTIRIVLGFMLLALIWKFDFSPFMVLVIAILNDGTIMTISKDRVKPSPLPDSWKLKEIFTTGIFLGSYLAVMTVIFFWLAYGSTFFTDKFGVRPINKNEHELTAAVYLQVSIVSQALIFVTRSRSWSFAERPGLLLITAFLLAQLLATILAVYANFGFAKIQGIGWGWAGVIWLYSIVTYFPLDIIKLFVRFMMTGKPWDTLLQKKTAFTTKKDYGKGEREAQWALAQRTLHGLQPPENDKSYGEMSEIAEQAKRRAEVARLRELHTLKGHVESVVKLKGLDIDTIQQHYTV; via the exons ATGGCCGAAAAGGGGATTAGCTTGGAGGAAATAAAGAACGAGAAAGTCGACCTT GAGCGCATACCGATTGATGAAGTATTTGAACAACTCAAATGTTCAAGGGAAGGTTTGTCAAGCGAGGAAGGACAGAAGAGGCTCCAAATCTTTGGTCCAAATAAACTGGAAGAAAAAAAG GAAAGCAAAATTctgaaatttttgggttttatgtGGAATCCTCTCTCATGGGTCATGGAGATTGCTGCTATCATGGCCATTGTTTTGGCTAATGGAGGG GGAAAGCCCCCAGACTGGCAGGATTTTGTTGGTATTGTGGTATTGCTTATTATCAATTCCACCATAAGCTTCATAGAGGAAAATAGTGCAGGCAATGCCGCTGCCGCCCTTATGGCGGGTCTTGCTCCCAAAGCTAAG GTATTGAGAGATGGAGCATGGAGTGAGCAAGATGCTTCAATTTTAGTCCCTGGAGATGTGATCAGCATCAAGTTGGGAGACATTATCCCGGCAGATGCCCGCCTATTGGAGGGAGACGCACTCAAGATTGATCAGGCTGCACTGACCGGCGAGTCCTTGCCAGTGAATAAGGGTCCTGGTGATGAAATCTTCTCAGGGTCTACTTGCAAGCAGGGTGAAATTGAGGCGGTTGTGATTGCCACTGGTGTCCATACTTTCTTTGGTAAAGCTGCTCATCTCGTTGACAGCACCAATCAAGAAGGGCACTTCCAAAAG GTGTTGACATCCATTGGAAACTTCTGCATATGCTCCATCGCAATAGGGATGCTTATAGAGATAGTGGTGATGTACCCAATTCAACACCGACCATACAGGAGTGGAATTGATAATCTTTTGGTGCTTCTCATTGGAGGAATTCCAATTGCCATGCCAACAGTATTATCTGTGACAATGGCCATTGGCTCTCACCGCCTTTCGCAACAAGGCGCTATCACCAAGAGAATGACGGCCATTGAAGAAATGGCCGGAATGGATGTACTTTGCAGTGACAAGACTGGGACTCTCACTCTCAACAAGCTTACAGTAGACAAGAGCATGATCGAg GTATTCGTTAAGGACATAGACAAGGATACCATGATTTTATACGCGGCAAGGGCCTCCAGGGTGGAAAATCAGGATGCTATCGATACTTGTGTTGTTGGAATGTTGGGAGACCCCAAGGAG GCTAGAGCTGGTATCACTGAGGTGCATTTCTTGCCCTTTAATCCAGTGGAAAAGCGTACAGCCATAACATACATTGACACAGAAGGAGAATGGCACAGAATCAGCAAAGGTGCACCAGAGCAG ATCATTGATCTCTGTAATCTTCGTGAAGATGTAAGCAAAAAAGCTCATGCTATCATAGGTAAGTTTGCTGATCGTGGACTTCGATCGCTTGCAGTTGCTAGACAG GCTGTTCCAGAGAAAACCAAGGAGAGCCCGGGTGCGCCCTGGCAATTTTTGGGTCTTTTGCCTCTCTTTGATCCTCCAAGGCATGACAGTGCAGAGACCATCCGTCATGCCCTCGATCTTGGTGTCAATGTCAAGATGATCACTGGTGATCAGCTAGCCATTGGCAAGGAAACCGGTCGCAGGCTTGGTATGGGAACTAACATGTATCCCTCTTCAGCCCTCTTAGGAGACCACAAGGACGAGTCCGTTGCTGGACTCCCAATTGAAGAGCTTATTGAGAAAGCGGATGGCTTTGCCGGAGTGTTCCCAG AGCACAAATACGAGATTGTGAAGAAGCTTCAAGAAAGAAATCATATTTGTGGAATGACTGGAGATGGCGTGAACGATGCCCCAGCCTTGAAAAGAGCAGACATTGGAATTGCAGTCGATGATGCTACTGATGCTGCACGCAGTGCATCAGATATAGTGTTGACAGAGCCCGGATTGAGTGTCATTGTGCATGCTGTCTTAACAAGCAGAGCCATTTTCCAGAGAATGAAAAATTACACCATTTACGCTGTCTCCTTAACCATCCGTATTGTGCTGGGTTTTATGCTCCTTGCTCTTATCTGGAAGTTTGATTTCTCACCATTTATGGTTCTGGTCATTGCCATACTCAATGATGGAACCATCATGACCATTTCTAAGGACAGAGTGAAGCCATCTCCTCTTCCAGATTCATGGAAGCTCAAGGAAATCTTTACCACCGGCATATTCCTGGGCAGCTACCTCGCTGTCATGACTGTTATTTTCTTCTGGCTTGCTTATGGTTCAACCTTCTTCACA GATAAGTTTGGTGTAAGGCCAATTAATAAGAACGAGCATGAGCTCACAGCAGCAGTGTACCTCCAAGTAAGTATAGTGAGTCAGGCACTGATCTTTGTCACTCGGTCCCGAAGCTGGTCTTTTGCCGAACGCCCTGGTCTTCTGCTTATCACTGCCTTTTTACTAGCACAATTG CTGGCAACAATATTAGCTGTGTATGCAAATTTTGGCTTTGCAAAGATTCAAGGTATTGGATGGGGATGGGCTGGAGTTATATGGCTCTACAGCATCGTCACTTATTTTCCATTggatattattaaattatttgtccGATTTATGATGACTGGCAAGCCCTGGGATACCCTCCTCCAGAAGAAG ACTGCTTTCACAACAAAGAAGGATTATGGTAAGGGAGAGCGAGAGGCACAGTGGGCTCTGGCGCAACGAACTCTCCATGGACTGCAGCCTCCAGAGAATGACAAGAGCTACGGAGAGATGTCTGAGATCGCTGAACAGGCAAAGAGGCGTGCTGAAGTTGCCAG GCTAAGGGAGCTTCATACACTCAAAGGGCATGTTGAGTCTGTGGTGAAACTGAAGGGACTTGACATTGACACCATTCAACAACACTACACTGTTTGA